One genomic segment of Natranaerovirga pectinivora includes these proteins:
- a CDS encoding ABC transporter ATP-binding protein, with protein MLEVKNLVKKFGSKNIAVNDMSFSINEGEICIILGPNGAGKSTTIKCIAGLLKFSGEINIFEHSNKSIESKKILGYVPETPSLYELLTVNEHLEFIAKAYELKDYEGYKNELLKRFDLDDKVDKVGRELSKGMQQKVSLCCALLIKPKIIMFDEPMIGLDPKAINELKKVFIELKEAGCILLISTHIIDSVEQYWDRVLIMNKGEVVKDLNKESLIHNTRTLEEIFFEATDEVKGA; from the coding sequence ATGTTAGAGGTAAAGAATTTAGTAAAGAAATTTGGGAGTAAAAACATTGCCGTAAATGATATGTCATTTAGTATTAATGAAGGAGAAATATGTATTATTCTTGGTCCAAATGGTGCAGGAAAAAGTACAACCATTAAGTGTATTGCTGGACTTTTAAAATTTTCTGGAGAGATAAATATTTTTGAACACAGTAATAAGTCTATTGAATCTAAAAAAATATTAGGATATGTTCCTGAAACCCCTTCCTTGTATGAATTATTAACGGTAAATGAACATCTAGAGTTTATTGCAAAAGCTTATGAGTTAAAGGATTATGAAGGGTATAAGAATGAGTTATTAAAAAGATTTGATTTAGATGATAAGGTAGATAAAGTAGGAAGAGAGTTATCAAAAGGTATGCAACAAAAGGTGAGTCTTTGCTGTGCATTGCTTATAAAGCCAAAGATCATCATGTTTGACGAGCCGATGATCGGACTAGACCCAAAAGCCATTAATGAACTTAAAAAAGTGTTTATAGAACTTAAAGAAGCGGGTTGCATTCTTCTTATAAGTACTCATATTATTGATAGTGTAGAACAGTACTGGGATAGAGTATTGATTATGAACAAAGGTGAAGTCGTGAAAGATTTGAACAAAGAGAGTTTGATTCATAATACTAGAACCCTTGAAGAGATTTTCTTTGAAGCAACAGATGAAGTGAAGGGAGCTTAG
- a CDS encoding HAD family hydrolase: MINTILFDLDGTVLPLNMELFMKIYFDEMSNAFSDIIEKETLINYIWTATGEMIKNTEKRTNESVFMEKFGELINDDLEMYKGRFDKFYDEGFQKAKVSASENEWIIKSLEVLKEKNYNLVLATNPLFPKKAILHRVRWANVDPNTFSYITSYEENSYCKPQIHYYKEILEDIHKEPSECMMVGNDVQEDMIAGRLGLKTYLIEDCIINRTDEEVVCDYSGKYEDFYNFVCNLPSVNEQ, translated from the coding sequence ATGATTAATACTATTTTATTTGATTTAGATGGTACAGTATTGCCTTTAAATATGGAATTGTTTATGAAAATTTATTTTGATGAAATGTCAAATGCATTTTCAGATATCATCGAAAAAGAAACTTTAATTAATTATATATGGACTGCTACAGGTGAAATGATTAAGAACACAGAAAAAAGAACCAATGAAAGTGTTTTTATGGAGAAGTTCGGAGAATTAATTAATGATGATTTAGAGATGTATAAAGGGCGATTTGATAAATTTTATGATGAAGGGTTTCAAAAAGCAAAAGTTTCTGCATCTGAGAATGAATGGATCATTAAAAGTTTGGAAGTATTAAAAGAAAAGAATTATAATCTTGTCCTGGCAACAAATCCACTTTTTCCTAAAAAAGCTATTTTACACAGAGTAAGATGGGCTAATGTAGATCCTAATACATTTAGCTATATTACTTCTTATGAAGAGAATAGTTATTGCAAACCACAAATTCACTATTATAAAGAAATATTAGAAGACATCCATAAGGAGCCATCTGAATGTATGATGGTTGGAAACGATGTACAAGAGGATATGATTGCAGGGCGTTTAGGGTTAAAGACATATTTGATTGAGGATTGTATTATTAATAGAACAGATGAAGAGGTTGTTTGTGATTACAGTGGGAAGTATGAGGATTTTTATAATTTTGTTTGCAATTTACCTAGTGTGAATGAACAATAA
- the coaBC gene encoding bifunctional phosphopantothenoylcysteine decarboxylase/phosphopantothenate--cysteine ligase CoaBC has product MLRDKNIVIGISGGVAVYKVCDLVSRLKKLHANVHVIMTKSATEFVAPLTFQSLSQNYVVVDMFEEPKTWDVEHISLAKKADLFLIAPATANVIGKIANGIADDMLTTTIMATRAPILMAPAMNTNMYTNDIVQENINKLKSRNYKFVDPEAGRLACGDVGVGKLANNDIILEHIKEMLNPVEDLKGKNVLITAGPTREWIDPVRFISNPSSGKMGYALAKSASERGANVTLISGPVSIEKPTGMSNFVKVETAEEMYNEVVKVVDSQDIVIKTAAVGDYRPKSKSDIKLKKSNSKVSLELEPNADILFNIGNNKKENQIFVGFAAETNDVIEEGKKKLIKKNLDLIVVNDVTEVGAGFQSETNIIKIIDKEKNVKEFPMDTKENLSNIIIDEIVNLLK; this is encoded by the coding sequence ATGCTTAGAGATAAGAATATTGTGATTGGGATTTCTGGTGGGGTTGCTGTTTATAAGGTTTGTGATCTTGTTAGTCGGCTTAAGAAGCTTCATGCTAATGTTCATGTGATTATGACTAAGTCTGCTACTGAGTTTGTGGCACCTTTGACTTTTCAGTCTCTTAGTCAGAATTATGTTGTTGTGGATATGTTTGAAGAGCCTAAGACTTGGGATGTAGAACATATTTCTTTGGCTAAGAAGGCGGATTTGTTTTTAATTGCACCTGCTACGGCTAATGTTATTGGCAAGATTGCTAATGGGATTGCTGATGATATGTTGACGACTACTATTATGGCAACTAGAGCACCTATTCTCATGGCACCTGCAATGAATACCAATATGTATACTAATGATATAGTTCAGGAGAATATTAATAAGTTAAAAAGCAGGAATTATAAGTTTGTAGATCCAGAGGCTGGTCGATTGGCTTGTGGTGACGTGGGTGTTGGTAAGTTAGCGAACAATGATATTATTCTTGAACATATAAAGGAAATGTTAAACCCAGTAGAGGATTTGAAGGGTAAGAATGTCCTTATAACAGCTGGACCCACTAGAGAATGGATTGATCCTGTTCGTTTTATTTCCAATCCTTCTAGCGGTAAGATGGGTTATGCCCTAGCCAAAAGTGCAAGTGAACGTGGTGCTAATGTTACTTTGATCTCCGGTCCTGTTTCTATTGAAAAACCTACAGGGATGAGTAATTTTGTTAAAGTGGAAACGGCAGAAGAGATGTATAATGAAGTTGTAAAGGTTGTTGATTCTCAAGACATTGTTATTAAAACAGCAGCAGTTGGAGATTATAGACCTAAAAGTAAATCAGATATAAAGCTTAAGAAATCTAATAGTAAGGTAAGTCTTGAATTGGAGCCTAATGCTGATATATTATTTAATATTGGGAATAATAAAAAAGAAAATCAAATCTTTGTTGGATTCGCAGCTGAGACCAATGATGTAATTGAAGAAGGAAAAAAGAAATTAATTAAAAAAAATCTTGATTTAATTGTTGTAAATGATGTGACAGAGGTAGGAGCAGGTTTCCAATCAGAAACCAATATTATTAAAATTATTGATAAAGAAAAGAATGTAAAAGAATTTCCTATGGATACAAAAGAAAATTTAAGTAATATTATAATTGATGAAATTGTAAATTTATTAAAATAA
- a CDS encoding putative ABC exporter domain-containing protein — protein sequence MVSLFYILRKSFKNGLKQLVKKKLALLGYLVLYGFMIYGAIIVYRGKSGEGINPTSLQMYQSIMLGLIILTVVPSLYSCLGKISTAFRMADVNMIFVAPYHPAKILLFSQLRQAAQSFIIMIFMVIQAPYFTGGLDSGVSGFFLYGFAWMVLTLSISPICTGLFIVNMRLPKLKRMFKTLIIALAMSLIGYVILGAFGTSDPINGMLSRASSDWFLKIPLIGWYRSIFDSVAFGFTWETLISLALILLLVTTSLIISFKFATTDFFEDAITQSEKTEEALSAIKDGNQFKNLYKNKKARKVKFQFKKAKSKVILEKQLLEMKKKGLFLFDIKSLFIISALILVGSIVPQVEEIPSVKLLAGAVLLIYFIVIIVNIGVGKTELNKHYLYLIPDNNFEKLINLTILEGIKIFKDCFIGFLVVSIIFNENIFHGFLCGIILFMFVMIQSFLELICSKLFGNTQTQMLKGFIRFIFNIIILIPGISIAIAFGLLNISLTIALLIVVLIYLSITLMLSVPAAFSIKNPEFN from the coding sequence ATGGTATCTTTATTTTATATTTTAAGAAAAAGTTTTAAGAATGGCTTAAAGCAATTGGTCAAAAAGAAATTAGCGCTTTTAGGGTATCTAGTGCTTTATGGTTTTATGATATATGGTGCAATTATAGTGTATAGAGGAAAAAGTGGTGAGGGTATTAATCCCACAAGTTTGCAGATGTATCAAAGTATAATGCTTGGATTGATTATACTTACTGTTGTGCCAAGTTTATACAGCTGTTTGGGAAAAATTTCAACAGCATTTAGAATGGCAGATGTGAATATGATTTTTGTGGCACCTTATCATCCAGCAAAAATATTATTATTTAGTCAATTAAGGCAGGCAGCCCAGTCATTTATTATTATGATTTTTATGGTTATTCAAGCCCCCTATTTTACAGGAGGATTGGATTCAGGAGTTTCTGGTTTTTTTCTATATGGTTTTGCGTGGATGGTTTTAACATTATCCATTTCTCCTATATGTACAGGTCTTTTCATTGTTAACATGAGATTGCCTAAATTAAAAAGAATGTTTAAAACATTGATTATTGCATTAGCTATGTCGTTAATTGGATACGTTATCTTAGGCGCTTTTGGTACCAGTGATCCTATAAATGGTATGTTGTCTAGGGCTTCTAGTGATTGGTTTTTAAAAATCCCTTTAATTGGATGGTATAGAAGTATTTTTGACTCTGTAGCTTTTGGTTTTACATGGGAGACTTTAATTTCTCTTGCTTTAATTCTTTTATTGGTTACAACGTCTTTAATAATTTCTTTTAAATTTGCTACAACAGATTTTTTTGAAGATGCAATCACTCAATCAGAAAAAACCGAGGAAGCTCTTTCTGCAATTAAAGATGGGAACCAATTTAAAAATTTGTATAAAAACAAAAAAGCAAGAAAAGTAAAATTTCAATTTAAAAAAGCCAAGTCAAAAGTTATATTGGAGAAACAATTATTGGAAATGAAAAAGAAAGGGCTGTTTTTATTTGATATAAAAAGCTTGTTTATTATTTCAGCACTTATTCTTGTAGGATCCATAGTGCCACAAGTTGAAGAGATACCTTCAGTAAAGCTTCTAGCTGGGGCAGTCCTATTAATATATTTTATAGTTATTATAGTTAATATAGGTGTTGGAAAAACGGAATTAAATAAGCATTATTTGTATTTGATTCCTGATAATAACTTTGAGAAATTAATAAACTTAACCATATTGGAAGGGATAAAGATATTTAAGGATTGCTTTATAGGTTTTTTAGTTGTTTCCATTATATTTAATGAAAATATATTTCACGGGTTTTTATGTGGCATAATACTATTTATGTTTGTAATGATCCAATCATTTTTAGAACTTATATGTTCAAAGCTTTTTGGTAATACGCAAACTCAAATGTTAAAAGGATTCATTAGATTTATATTTAATATTATTATTTTAATTCCTGGTATTAGTATTGCCATAGCTTTTGGGTTATTAAATATTTCCTTAACAATAGCTTTATTAATTGTGGTATTAATCTATTTAAGTATTACACTGATGCTATCTGTCCCTGCGGCTTTTAGTATCAAAAATCCAGAATTCAATTAA
- a CDS encoding FecCD family ABC transporter permease, with the protein MKNKGYKSKFILTLVVLVLTITVAGTLGSANINFLNFFRIIGSRVPYLKNFIDISHIPDSHFTIVMNLRMPRIILALFGGAGLACAGAIFQGVFANPMAEPYLLGVSSGAAMGATIAAILNTHIRFLGFGAMGLFAFAGSLLVMFLIFSLSRIKGQSSVSILLLAGLAINSFFGSMISLIMMFNQDKVEEVYFWTMGSFRNATWEKVLIVGMVVILMTLYSFYYSKDLDLIMIGDEQAKSLGVHVDQVKKNLLVAASLVAAIIVASSGIIGFVGLIIPHMARFISGPSHKKLLPLSVVFGGVFMIICDTIARSVLPNKELTTGVITSLFGVPFFLWLLYKNRKTVA; encoded by the coding sequence ATGAAAAATAAAGGATATAAATCTAAATTTATATTAACGTTAGTGGTACTTGTTTTAACCATAACGGTAGCAGGCACTTTAGGTAGCGCCAATATTAATTTCCTTAATTTTTTTAGAATTATCGGAAGTAGAGTGCCCTATTTAAAAAACTTTATAGATATTAGCCATATACCGGATTCTCATTTTACCATTGTTATGAATTTAAGAATGCCTAGAATCATTTTAGCCCTTTTTGGAGGGGCTGGTTTGGCCTGTGCAGGGGCAATTTTTCAAGGTGTTTTTGCCAATCCTATGGCAGAACCTTATTTACTTGGCGTGTCTTCAGGAGCAGCAATGGGTGCAACCATTGCTGCTATTTTAAATACCCATATAAGATTTTTAGGTTTTGGGGCTATGGGATTGTTTGCTTTTGCAGGTTCATTATTGGTTATGTTTCTAATTTTTAGTCTTTCTAGAATTAAAGGGCAGTCTTCAGTATCCATCTTATTATTAGCGGGACTGGCTATTAACTCTTTTTTTGGGTCTATGATTTCTCTTATTATGATGTTTAATCAAGATAAGGTTGAAGAAGTGTATTTTTGGACTATGGGTAGCTTTAGAAATGCAACTTGGGAAAAGGTTCTTATTGTAGGTATGGTTGTAATACTCATGACATTGTATAGTTTTTACTATTCTAAGGATCTGGATTTAATAATGATTGGTGATGAACAAGCCAAGTCTTTAGGGGTCCATGTAGATCAGGTTAAGAAGAATTTGTTAGTGGCAGCATCTCTTGTTGCCGCAATAATTGTTGCTTCAAGTGGTATTATTGGTTTTGTAGGTTTGATCATACCCCATATGGCAAGGTTTATAAGTGGTCCTTCTCATAAGAAATTACTTCCTTTATCCGTTGTTTTTGGTGGTGTTTTTATGATTATTTGTGATACCATTGCCCGTTCTGTATTGCCTAATAAAGAACTAACCACAGGTGTTATTACTTCATTGTTTGGTGTACCTTTTTTCTTGTGGTTGTTGTATAAGAATAGAAAGACTGTAGCTTAG
- the panB gene encoding 3-methyl-2-oxobutanoate hydroxymethyltransferase, with the protein MSKRVTTSTFRKMKKSGEKITVLTAYDYPTATILDQQGIDAILVGDSLGMVVLGYNDTTQVTMEDMLHHIKAVSRGTKRAMVIGDMPFLSYHISIQQSVINAGSIIREGLAGAVKLEGGKEIIDHVKAIVNAGIPVVGHIGLTPQSVHQFGGYFIQGKTDEQGQKLLEDAKALEEAGVFAVVLECVTEEVGELITNELSIPTIGIGAGRKCDGQVLVTHDLLGLYHGNSPKFAKRYANMYNAMGDAINGYIKEVKEGAFPNENHIFTMDSENVTKLYTKVKK; encoded by the coding sequence ATGAGTAAAAGAGTTACCACTTCTACATTTAGAAAAATGAAAAAGAGTGGAGAAAAAATAACCGTTCTAACGGCATATGATTATCCAACTGCTACAATTTTAGATCAGCAAGGTATTGATGCTATTTTAGTAGGAGATTCTTTGGGGATGGTTGTATTAGGTTATAATGATACAACTCAAGTAACAATGGAAGATATGCTTCATCATATAAAAGCTGTTAGTCGTGGAACAAAAAGAGCTATGGTCATTGGCGACATGCCTTTTTTATCCTATCATATAAGTATCCAACAAAGTGTTATTAATGCAGGAAGCATTATTAGGGAAGGTCTTGCAGGGGCTGTAAAACTTGAAGGTGGAAAAGAAATTATAGACCATGTTAAAGCCATTGTTAACGCAGGTATACCAGTAGTAGGGCATATTGGGTTGACGCCACAATCTGTGCATCAGTTTGGGGGCTATTTTATTCAAGGTAAAACAGATGAACAAGGGCAAAAATTACTAGAAGATGCTAAGGCATTGGAAGAGGCAGGGGTTTTTGCTGTTGTTTTAGAATGTGTCACTGAAGAAGTAGGAGAGTTAATTACCAATGAGCTTAGTATACCAACAATAGGAATAGGTGCAGGGCGTAAATGTGATGGTCAAGTTTTAGTAACCCATGATTTATTAGGTTTGTACCACGGGAACAGTCCAAAATTTGCAAAAAGATATGCAAACATGTATAATGCTATGGGTGATGCAATAAATGGATATATTAAAGAAGTAAAAGAGGGAGCATTCCCTAATGAAAATCATATTTTTACTATGGATAGTGAAAATGTAACTAAACTATATACAAAGGTGAAAAAGTAA
- a CDS encoding ABC transporter substrate-binding protein codes for MKNLFKNVTTLLLVLMLVVLAGCTANEAPSEPTPIEPIGLEDQNQVDDNVNLQVTYPLEIENKFGKITVIESEPNSVISFSPETTEIMFEINVGDKLIGRSTFCNYPVEASEIRDFGTLFDYNIESVVEANPDLVILSSMVGEDNYNAFKNLGLNVLVLDFDDSFEGTYEYITVLGQVFNRVEEAEGLIADMENVVNHVIETTKALEKPNAYFIVWAGSGDSTATGDTFIGEMMELAGANNVAADGQNWMYSVELLVEKDPDILIAPDYLVDMLYDLEGYKDLTALNEGRIYSVNEDIYYRQGPRLREAIAELASIFHPDKF; via the coding sequence ATGAAAAATTTATTTAAAAATGTAACAACACTTCTATTGGTATTAATGTTAGTAGTATTAGCTGGCTGTACTGCAAATGAGGCGCCTAGTGAGCCAACTCCTATTGAACCTATTGGTCTAGAAGATCAAAATCAAGTTGATGATAATGTAAATCTTCAGGTTACATATCCTTTAGAAATTGAAAATAAGTTCGGGAAGATTACAGTTATTGAGTCAGAACCAAATTCCGTTATTTCTTTTTCACCGGAGACGACTGAAATCATGTTTGAAATTAATGTAGGAGACAAATTAATAGGCCGTTCTACATTTTGTAATTATCCAGTAGAGGCTTCAGAGATTAGAGATTTTGGTACATTGTTTGATTATAATATTGAGTCTGTTGTTGAAGCTAATCCAGATTTAGTTATTTTATCTTCTATGGTAGGCGAAGACAATTATAATGCTTTTAAGAACTTAGGATTAAATGTTTTAGTATTAGACTTTGATGACTCTTTTGAAGGTACTTATGAGTATATAACAGTTTTAGGCCAAGTGTTCAATAGGGTAGAAGAAGCTGAAGGTTTAATAGCAGATATGGAAAATGTAGTTAATCATGTTATTGAAACAACTAAAGCCCTTGAAAAACCAAATGCATATTTTATTGTATGGGCAGGTAGTGGAGATTCAACGGCAACAGGAGATACTTTTATTGGAGAAATGATGGAGTTAGCAGGAGCTAATAATGTGGCTGCTGATGGACAAAATTGGATGTATAGTGTAGAGTTATTAGTAGAAAAAGACCCTGATATTTTAATTGCACCAGATTATTTGGTGGATATGTTATATGATTTAGAAGGGTACAAAGATTTGACGGCTTTAAATGAAGGAAGAATATATTCAGTTAATGAAGATATTTATTATAGACAAGGGCCTAGATTAAGAGAAGCTATAGCAGAACTTGCTTCAATATTTCACCCAGATAAATTTTAA
- a CDS encoding CPBP family intramembrane glutamic endopeptidase yields the protein MKLLKAVGFLLLIGLFYMIATAVVAFVMGIVGAISGGYTDVDSLDAFLSNNLALMVIGINLVTLLFIFILFSFRKEKSLVKYLNFSKLDISQILYLLVIGIALNVFINVALMLIPRFFNITRYLEEHDGVIENLTSGNVWITLFLVIVIAPIFEEILCRGVILKDFMKSTPVWVAVIIQSLVFGFIHGNIVQGSYAFVIGLVLAVIYLKMKSIWAPIFLHFVFNFVSLFIGYFIDENMTSFLGIIYVMVSFVILAWFMKVVLSKEYPTQEYITQEVNEEDPTYSLDQ from the coding sequence ATGAAATTATTAAAAGCAGTGGGATTTTTGTTGTTAATTGGGCTTTTTTATATGATAGCAACTGCTGTGGTTGCCTTTGTTATGGGTATAGTAGGTGCTATTAGTGGTGGATATACAGACGTAGATTCACTAGATGCTTTTCTTTCTAACAATTTAGCTTTAATGGTTATTGGTATTAATTTAGTGACTCTTTTATTTATATTTATTCTCTTTAGTTTTAGAAAAGAAAAGTCCTTAGTTAAGTACCTTAATTTTAGCAAATTAGATATATCTCAAATATTATATCTACTTGTAATAGGTATTGCGTTAAATGTATTTATAAATGTAGCTTTAATGCTTATACCAAGATTTTTTAATATTACTAGATACCTAGAAGAGCACGATGGCGTCATAGAAAACTTAACATCAGGAAATGTATGGATTACATTGTTTTTAGTCATTGTCATTGCACCAATATTCGAAGAAATACTTTGTCGAGGTGTCATTTTAAAAGACTTTATGAAATCCACCCCTGTATGGGTAGCCGTTATAATCCAATCTCTTGTATTTGGTTTTATCCATGGAAATATTGTTCAAGGGTCATATGCATTTGTCATAGGGTTGGTTTTGGCAGTGATATATTTAAAAATGAAAAGTATTTGGGCGCCTATTTTCCTTCATTTTGTCTTTAACTTTGTAAGTTTGTTTATTGGATATTTTATTGATGAGAATATGACAAGTTTTCTTGGGATAATATATGTTATGGTGTCTTTTGTAATCTTAGCTTGGTTTATGAAAGTTGTACTGAGTAAAGAATACCCAACTCAAGAATACATAACTCAAGAGGTCAATGAAGAAGATCCAACTTATTCTTTGGATCAGTAA
- a CDS encoding ABC transporter ATP-binding protein, protein MKIDIKSLSYKYDEKKVLHNINLSFNKGKFYGILGPNGSGKTTLIKLMTGLLSKKSGEIFVNNKELDTMSRNEIAKNIAYVPQIFNISQGFSVRDIVLMGRHPYIKRLESPSLEDYEKVEEAFRETNLTGLRDRFVNELSGGETQRVIIARALAQDTGIIVLDEPISQLDIHYQHEIIRFLKYLCEVKGRTIIASLHDINVAVNYCEEVVVMKEGVVKAQGKAFDVVTEGLIEEVYDLKVSIFDGKGRRYIGW, encoded by the coding sequence ATGAAAATAGATATTAAAAGTCTTAGTTATAAGTATGATGAAAAAAAGGTATTACATAATATAAATTTGTCATTTAACAAAGGTAAGTTTTATGGGATTTTAGGGCCTAATGGTTCTGGAAAAACCACACTTATTAAATTAATGACGGGATTACTTTCTAAAAAATCAGGGGAAATATTTGTAAATAACAAAGAGTTAGATACAATGAGTAGAAATGAAATTGCAAAAAACATTGCTTATGTCCCTCAGATATTTAATATAAGTCAGGGTTTTTCAGTTAGAGATATTGTGCTTATGGGAAGGCATCCTTATATAAAAAGGTTAGAGTCCCCTTCTTTAGAGGATTATGAGAAGGTGGAAGAAGCTTTTCGTGAGACCAATTTAACAGGGTTAAGAGACCGATTTGTTAATGAGTTAAGTGGTGGTGAGACTCAAAGGGTTATTATTGCTAGGGCTTTAGCCCAAGATACAGGAATTATTGTTTTGGATGAGCCTATTTCTCAGTTGGATATTCATTATCAGCACGAGATTATTCGGTTTTTGAAGTATTTATGTGAGGTAAAAGGGCGTACCATTATTGCTTCTTTGCATGATATTAATGTTGCTGTGAACTATTGTGAGGAAGTTGTCGTGATGAAGGAAGGTGTCGTTAAGGCTCAAGGGAAGGCCTTTGATGTGGTTACTGAAGGGTTGATTGAGGAGGTTTATGACTTAAAGGTGAGTATATTTGACGGAAAAGGACGCCGATATATCGGATGGTGA